One genomic region from Lates calcarifer isolate ASB-BC8 linkage group LG10, TLL_Latcal_v3, whole genome shotgun sequence encodes:
- the lysmd4 gene encoding lysM and putative peptidoglycan-binding domain-containing protein 4 isoform X1, producing MLKLSWDGLSWEGGLCFIMRRGEHVPRAFQAPVDVHASADGQVYMFKRRPNESAASSDDEELSVMEMKPQVFRELEQDRLRNVQLLERKVLDGDNLNKLALQYGCKVADIKRVNNLMQEQDLFALKSIKIPVQKHSFLTETYTDLSDPQEEMPHSSTTLARPQDRARAQPHLQEVTDFLMEVDNDIEKLIQTTNDQDEDFSDNPEKESRFGFKGQGLTGHGADWGIQWWNAVVAMLLIGIVLPLFYVIYFKTVAGASQSPTASSNTSASGSTTRGP from the exons ATGTTAAAGCTAAGCTGGGACGGACTGTCGTGGGAAGGCG GTTTGTGTTTCATCATGCGGCGGGGGGAGCACGTTCCACGGGCTTTCCAGGCCCCGGTGGATGTCCATGCCAGCGCAGATGGCCAGGTGTATATGTTCAAGAGGAGGCCGAATGAGTCAGCTGCGTCCTCAGATGACGAGGAGCTTAGTGTCATGGAGATGAAGCCACAGGTTTTCCGAGAGCTGGAGCAGGACAGGCTGAGGAACGTCCAGTTGCTGGAGAGGAAGGTGTTAGATGGTGACAATCTTAACAAGCTTGCACTACAATATGGCTGTAAG GTGGCAGATATAAAGCGGGTGAACAACCTTATGCAGGAGCAAGATTTATTTGCACTGAAATCTATCAAAATACCAGTTCAGAAACACAGCTTTTTAACAGAGACTTACACAGACCTAAGTGACCCTCAAGAGGAGATGCCACATTCATCTACAACACTAGCAAGGCCTCAGGACAGAGCCAGAGCCCAGCCACATCTACAGGAGGTCACAGACTTTCTAATGGAGGTGGATAATGACATTGAGAAACTGATTCAGACTACAAATGATCAAGATGAGGATTTCTCGGATAACCCAGAGAAAGAGTCTAGGTTTGGTTTTAAAGGACAGGGCCTGACCGGTCATGGTGCAGACTGGGGGATCCAGTGGTGGAACGCTGTGGTTGCCATGCTTCTGATCGGCATCGTCCTGCCGTTATTTTACGTAATTTATTTCAAAACGGTAGCTGGTGCTTCACAGTCACCCACTGCCTCTTCAAACACCTCAGCATCGGGCTCCACTACAAGAGGACCTTAG
- the lysmd4 gene encoding lysM and putative peptidoglycan-binding domain-containing protein 4 isoform X2, whose amino-acid sequence MAALSLEGNKQGLCFIMRRGEHVPRAFQAPVDVHASADGQVYMFKRRPNESAASSDDEELSVMEMKPQVFRELEQDRLRNVQLLERKVLDGDNLNKLALQYGCKVADIKRVNNLMQEQDLFALKSIKIPVQKHSFLTETYTDLSDPQEEMPHSSTTLARPQDRARAQPHLQEVTDFLMEVDNDIEKLIQTTNDQDEDFSDNPEKESRFGFKGQGLTGHGADWGIQWWNAVVAMLLIGIVLPLFYVIYFKTVAGASQSPTASSNTSASGSTTRGP is encoded by the exons ATGGCAGCACTTTCTCTTGAAGGAAATAAACAAG GTTTGTGTTTCATCATGCGGCGGGGGGAGCACGTTCCACGGGCTTTCCAGGCCCCGGTGGATGTCCATGCCAGCGCAGATGGCCAGGTGTATATGTTCAAGAGGAGGCCGAATGAGTCAGCTGCGTCCTCAGATGACGAGGAGCTTAGTGTCATGGAGATGAAGCCACAGGTTTTCCGAGAGCTGGAGCAGGACAGGCTGAGGAACGTCCAGTTGCTGGAGAGGAAGGTGTTAGATGGTGACAATCTTAACAAGCTTGCACTACAATATGGCTGTAAG GTGGCAGATATAAAGCGGGTGAACAACCTTATGCAGGAGCAAGATTTATTTGCACTGAAATCTATCAAAATACCAGTTCAGAAACACAGCTTTTTAACAGAGACTTACACAGACCTAAGTGACCCTCAAGAGGAGATGCCACATTCATCTACAACACTAGCAAGGCCTCAGGACAGAGCCAGAGCCCAGCCACATCTACAGGAGGTCACAGACTTTCTAATGGAGGTGGATAATGACATTGAGAAACTGATTCAGACTACAAATGATCAAGATGAGGATTTCTCGGATAACCCAGAGAAAGAGTCTAGGTTTGGTTTTAAAGGACAGGGCCTGACCGGTCATGGTGCAGACTGGGGGATCCAGTGGTGGAACGCTGTGGTTGCCATGCTTCTGATCGGCATCGTCCTGCCGTTATTTTACGTAATTTATTTCAAAACGGTAGCTGGTGCTTCACAGTCACCCACTGCCTCTTCAAACACCTCAGCATCGGGCTCCACTACAAGAGGACCTTAG
- the lysmd4 gene encoding lysM and putative peptidoglycan-binding domain-containing protein 4 isoform X3, whose amino-acid sequence MRRGEHVPRAFQAPVDVHASADGQVYMFKRRPNESAASSDDEELSVMEMKPQVFRELEQDRLRNVQLLERKVLDGDNLNKLALQYGCKVADIKRVNNLMQEQDLFALKSIKIPVQKHSFLTETYTDLSDPQEEMPHSSTTLARPQDRARAQPHLQEVTDFLMEVDNDIEKLIQTTNDQDEDFSDNPEKESRFGFKGQGLTGHGADWGIQWWNAVVAMLLIGIVLPLFYVIYFKTVAGASQSPTASSNTSASGSTTRGP is encoded by the exons ATGCGGCGGGGGGAGCACGTTCCACGGGCTTTCCAGGCCCCGGTGGATGTCCATGCCAGCGCAGATGGCCAGGTGTATATGTTCAAGAGGAGGCCGAATGAGTCAGCTGCGTCCTCAGATGACGAGGAGCTTAGTGTCATGGAGATGAAGCCACAGGTTTTCCGAGAGCTGGAGCAGGACAGGCTGAGGAACGTCCAGTTGCTGGAGAGGAAGGTGTTAGATGGTGACAATCTTAACAAGCTTGCACTACAATATGGCTGTAAG GTGGCAGATATAAAGCGGGTGAACAACCTTATGCAGGAGCAAGATTTATTTGCACTGAAATCTATCAAAATACCAGTTCAGAAACACAGCTTTTTAACAGAGACTTACACAGACCTAAGTGACCCTCAAGAGGAGATGCCACATTCATCTACAACACTAGCAAGGCCTCAGGACAGAGCCAGAGCCCAGCCACATCTACAGGAGGTCACAGACTTTCTAATGGAGGTGGATAATGACATTGAGAAACTGATTCAGACTACAAATGATCAAGATGAGGATTTCTCGGATAACCCAGAGAAAGAGTCTAGGTTTGGTTTTAAAGGACAGGGCCTGACCGGTCATGGTGCAGACTGGGGGATCCAGTGGTGGAACGCTGTGGTTGCCATGCTTCTGATCGGCATCGTCCTGCCGTTATTTTACGTAATTTATTTCAAAACGGTAGCTGGTGCTTCACAGTCACCCACTGCCTCTTCAAACACCTCAGCATCGGGCTCCACTACAAGAGGACCTTAG